In Limnobaculum parvum, one DNA window encodes the following:
- the dut gene encoding dUTP diphosphatase — protein sequence MMKKIDVKILDPRIGNTFPLPTYATVGSAGLDLRACLDAAVTLNPGETQLLPTGLAIHIADPSLAAVILPRSGLGHKHGVVLGNLVGLIDSDYQGQLMVSVWNRGQIPFVVEPGERIAQMIFVPVVQAEFNIVEDFESSERGEGGFGHSGRQ from the coding sequence ATGATGAAAAAAATTGACGTAAAAATTCTGGATCCCCGTATTGGCAATACCTTTCCACTGCCAACCTACGCGACCGTTGGCTCTGCCGGGTTAGACCTGCGCGCCTGTCTGGACGCCGCAGTGACATTAAATCCGGGAGAAACCCAGCTATTGCCAACCGGCCTGGCGATTCATATTGCCGATCCTTCGCTTGCTGCAGTGATCTTGCCTCGTTCAGGTCTTGGTCATAAACATGGCGTGGTATTAGGCAATCTGGTTGGCTTAATCGACTCCGATTATCAGGGGCAGCTGATGGTTTCCGTATGGAATCGTGGTCAAATCCCATTTGTCGTCGAACCGGGTGAGCGTATTGCCCAAATGATTTTCGTACCCGTGGTACAGGCCGAATTCAATATTGTTGAAGACTTTGAAAGCAGTGAACGCGGTGAAGGTGGTTTTGGCCACTCCGGTCGCCAGTAA
- a CDS encoding MBL fold metallo-hydrolase has product MKLTVLLDNNTLIDRYLIGEPGVCYHIDIDGRQILLDTGYSDIFIHNADILGIDLKQVDTIVLSHGHNDHTWGLGHLMQYFDRIDRSTERRIQLIAHPDAFAPKFYGDKVIGANYPQDCYNHYLDKVETKQPYYITDNLLFLGEIERTNDFEAQRPVGQTKDCCGNLVGDYVLDDSALVYISPDGLVVISGCSHSGICNIVDYAINVTGEQRVLAVIGGFHLQNASEALMSRTAGHLGCIQPVHLYPCHCTDLNAKIALARSTNVNEIGVGKVLEFV; this is encoded by the coding sequence ATGAAATTGACCGTGTTGCTGGATAACAATACCTTGATCGATCGCTATCTGATAGGTGAGCCCGGCGTGTGCTACCACATTGATATCGATGGTCGACAAATTTTGCTGGATACCGGCTACTCCGATATTTTCATTCACAATGCTGATATTTTAGGTATCGACCTCAAACAGGTGGATACCATCGTATTGTCTCACGGGCATAACGATCATACCTGGGGATTGGGTCATTTAATGCAGTACTTTGACCGTATCGACCGTTCTACGGAGCGGCGCATTCAATTGATTGCCCATCCTGATGCCTTCGCACCTAAATTCTACGGAGATAAAGTTATTGGCGCAAACTACCCGCAAGATTGCTATAACCATTATCTGGATAAAGTCGAAACTAAACAGCCTTATTACATTACCGATAATTTATTGTTTCTCGGTGAAATAGAACGTACCAATGACTTTGAGGCGCAGCGACCAGTAGGCCAAACCAAAGACTGCTGTGGCAATCTTGTCGGTGATTATGTGTTGGATGATAGCGCCTTGGTGTATATCAGCCCCGATGGTCTGGTGGTGATTTCTGGCTGCTCCCATTCTGGTATTTGTAATATTGTTGATTACGCTATTAACGTAACCGGAGAGCAACGCGTATTGGCGGTAATTGGCGGTTTCCATTTACAAAATGCCAGTGAAGCCTTGATGTCTCGCACTGCCGGGCATTTAGGATGTATACAACCAGTACACTTGTACCCATGCCACTGCACCGATCTTAATGCCAAAATTGCGCTGGCCCGTAGTACTAATGTGAATGAGATTGGTGTAGGTAAAGTATTAGAATTTGTCTGA
- a CDS encoding GMC family oxidoreductase gives MSIKKEAVDVVLVGFGWTGAIMGQELTEAGLSVLALERGKMHDTPTEGKYPNVADELAYSVRGKLFQDLSKETVTIRHSVSEQAVPYRQHGSFLLGTGVGGAGLHWNGLHWRALPEELKIRSHYEERYGKDFIPEGMTIQDFGVSYEELEPYFTQFEYVCGVSGLAGNVNGEKLEGGNRFEASRSKPYPLPPLKDVYSAQLFAKAASELGYKPFPIPASNASEAYTNPYGVRLGPCNFCGYCEHYACYLYSKASPQTTILPVLLRKPNFELRTQSQVIRVNLDATGKKATGVTYIDPQGREVEQPASIVILSAFQMHNVRLLLLSKIGQPYNPMTNEGVVGKNYAYQMLNSVSLMMPKGTTLNPFIGTGAGGQAIDDFNGDNFDHGPLGFVGGANINHHRSGGRPIKQTTVPAGTPAWGSEWKAAVQDSYQRAMSISSSGSVMSYRDSYLDLDPNYTDSNGLPLLRMTFNWHDNEIKMAQFTTNKAGEIAKAMNPESYKVNAKKFGAQYDTRPYQTTHNTGGAIMGSDPKSSVVNRYLQSWDVPNVFVMGACVFPQNFGYNPTGLVGALAYWSAKAIREQYLKNPGPLVQA, from the coding sequence ATGTCGATAAAAAAAGAAGCCGTTGATGTTGTTCTGGTCGGTTTTGGCTGGACAGGTGCCATTATGGGGCAGGAGTTAACCGAAGCTGGCTTAAGCGTTCTGGCACTGGAACGCGGAAAAATGCATGATACGCCAACGGAGGGTAAATACCCCAATGTGGCGGATGAACTGGCTTACTCTGTGCGTGGTAAGCTATTTCAGGATCTATCCAAAGAGACCGTGACCATCCGTCATAGCGTGAGTGAGCAGGCGGTACCCTATCGCCAGCACGGATCATTTTTATTAGGTACCGGTGTGGGTGGTGCTGGTCTTCACTGGAATGGTTTGCACTGGCGCGCTTTACCGGAAGAGCTGAAAATCCGTAGTCACTATGAAGAGCGTTATGGTAAAGATTTTATTCCTGAAGGAATGACGATTCAGGATTTTGGTGTCAGCTATGAAGAGCTTGAACCCTATTTTACTCAGTTTGAATATGTGTGTGGTGTATCCGGGTTGGCCGGTAACGTAAATGGTGAAAAGCTGGAGGGCGGTAACCGGTTTGAAGCATCGCGCAGTAAACCTTATCCTCTGCCGCCGCTAAAAGATGTATATAGCGCTCAACTGTTTGCCAAAGCGGCTAGCGAGTTGGGCTATAAACCATTCCCGATTCCAGCATCTAATGCCTCTGAAGCTTATACCAATCCTTATGGTGTCAGGCTGGGGCCGTGTAATTTTTGTGGATACTGTGAACACTATGCCTGTTATCTCTATTCCAAGGCGTCACCACAAACCACCATTCTTCCTGTGTTGTTAAGAAAACCTAACTTTGAGTTGCGTACTCAGTCACAGGTGATTCGGGTTAATCTCGACGCCACCGGCAAAAAAGCTACGGGTGTAACCTATATCGACCCACAAGGCCGGGAAGTAGAACAACCTGCCAGCATCGTTATTCTGAGCGCTTTCCAGATGCACAATGTACGTTTGTTACTGTTGTCTAAAATTGGTCAACCCTATAACCCAATGACCAACGAAGGGGTGGTGGGTAAAAACTATGCCTATCAGATGCTGAATTCCGTTAGCCTGATGATGCCTAAAGGGACAACGCTAAACCCATTTATCGGCACGGGTGCGGGTGGACAAGCGATTGATGACTTTAACGGTGATAACTTCGACCACGGCCCGTTAGGGTTTGTTGGTGGTGCGAATATCAACCACCACCGTTCCGGTGGACGCCCTATTAAGCAAACAACGGTTCCTGCCGGTACGCCAGCCTGGGGTTCAGAATGGAAAGCTGCTGTTCAAGATAGTTATCAGCGGGCGATGAGCATCAGCTCATCTGGCTCGGTGATGTCGTATCGCGACAGCTATCTGGATCTCGATCCCAACTATACTGATAGCAATGGCTTACCGCTGCTACGTATGACCTTTAACTGGCATGATAATGAGATCAAGATGGCGCAGTTTACCACCAACAAAGCCGGGGAAATTGCCAAAGCAATGAATCCTGAATCTTATAAAGTGAATGCTAAAAAATTTGGGGCTCAGTATGACACCCGGCCTTACCAGACTACCCATAATACTGGGGGAGCTATTATGGGGAGCGATCCTAAAAGCAGCGTGGTAAACCGTTATCTGCAAAGCTGGGACGTGCCTAACGTCTTTGTTATGGGGGCTTGCGTATTTCCACAAAACTTTGGTTATAACCCAACCGGGTTGGTGGGGGCATTGGCGTACTGGTCAGCGAAGGCAATTCGTGAGCAATATCTGAAGAACCCTGGCCCACTAGTGCAGGCATAA
- a CDS encoding gluconate 2-dehydrogenase subunit 3 family protein, giving the protein MSDIKHSNSRREFLRRGFGVIPVVAIASSSGLVPNMAQADSPPSSSDYKPTFFNQSEWAFVLAACDLLIPEDQYGAGAIKACVPEFIDRQMDTPYGRGELWYMKGPFHPDAAPEFGYQLKLVPRDIYHLGISGCDKWCQQQYKKTFAALDKETKVSVLKQLEAGQIELGDVSAKIFFSYLLTNTKEGYFADPQYGGNRHLVGWKMVGFPGARADFMDWVEHSERPYPLGPVSISGERG; this is encoded by the coding sequence ATGTCTGATATCAAACATTCCAATTCCCGGCGTGAATTCTTGCGCAGAGGGTTTGGTGTTATTCCCGTGGTCGCCATCGCCAGTAGTAGTGGATTAGTTCCTAATATGGCGCAGGCGGATTCCCCTCCATCATCCAGCGACTATAAGCCAACATTTTTTAATCAATCAGAATGGGCTTTTGTTCTGGCGGCCTGTGATTTACTGATCCCCGAAGATCAATACGGTGCAGGCGCGATCAAAGCCTGTGTACCGGAGTTTATCGATCGTCAGATGGATACCCCTTATGGACGTGGGGAGCTCTGGTATATGAAAGGGCCTTTCCATCCGGACGCGGCACCCGAATTCGGTTATCAGTTAAAACTGGTCCCTAGAGATATTTATCATTTAGGTATCAGTGGCTGTGATAAATGGTGCCAACAGCAATACAAGAAAACCTTTGCCGCGTTGGATAAAGAAACGAAAGTCTCGGTTCTTAAGCAGTTGGAAGCAGGACAGATCGAACTGGGCGATGTGTCTGCAAAAATATTTTTCTCTTATCTCCTGACCAATACCAAAGAGGGCTATTTTGCCGATCCTCAATATGGCGGAAATCGTCATTTGGTGGGGTGGAAGATGGTTGGTTTCCCTGGTGCCCGGGCCGATTTTATGGATTGGGTGGAGCATTCTGAACGGCCTTATCCACTGGGGCCAGTATCAATATCAGGCGAGCGGGGATAA
- a CDS encoding fumarate hydratase: MSTIEFKYQESFPLGKDDTEYYLLTKDHVSVAEFEGNEVLKVEPEALTLLAQHALHDTSFLLRSAHQAQVAQILEDPEASENDKYVALTFLRNAEIAAKGILPFCQDTGTAIIMGKKGQNVWTGCNDEEALSRGVFNTFVEDNLRYSQNAPLNMYDEVNTGCNLPAQIDIYSTEGSEYKFLCIVKGGGSANKTMLYQETKALLTPEKLEKYLIEKMKSLGTAACPPYHVAFVIGGTSAETNLKVVKLASAKYYDELPTTGNEGGQAFRDLDMEAKLLKAAQNLGIGAQFGGKYFAHDIRVIRLPRHGASCPIGMGVSCSADRNIKAKINKEGIWIEKLEDNPSKYIPQSYREAGEGEAVHINLNRPMPEILAELSKYPVSTRVSLTGTIIVGRDIAHARLQALLDKGEDLPQYIKDHPIYYAGPAKKPEGYASGSLGPTTAGRMDSYVDAFQSRGGSLIMLSKGNRSQQVTDACKKHGGFYLGSIGGPAAILAQNSIKSLECVAYPELDMEAIWKIEVENFPAFILVDDKGNDFFQKFK, translated from the coding sequence ATGTCAACAATTGAATTTAAATATCAGGAGTCATTTCCATTAGGAAAAGACGATACAGAATATTATTTACTGACAAAAGATCACGTTTCGGTTGCAGAGTTTGAAGGAAACGAGGTCCTTAAAGTTGAACCTGAAGCACTGACGCTGCTCGCACAGCATGCATTGCATGACACCTCTTTTCTACTGCGTTCTGCTCATCAGGCTCAAGTAGCTCAAATTCTTGAAGATCCAGAAGCCAGCGAAAACGATAAGTATGTCGCTCTGACATTCTTACGCAATGCTGAAATTGCAGCCAAAGGCATTTTGCCTTTCTGTCAGGACACTGGTACTGCCATCATTATGGGGAAAAAGGGCCAGAACGTCTGGACGGGTTGTAATGATGAAGAAGCATTGTCGCGTGGCGTGTTCAATACTTTCGTAGAAGATAACCTGCGCTATTCTCAAAATGCGCCGCTGAATATGTATGACGAAGTGAATACCGGTTGTAACTTGCCGGCACAAATCGACATTTATAGTACAGAGGGTTCTGAGTATAAATTCCTGTGCATTGTTAAAGGCGGTGGTTCTGCTAACAAAACCATGCTGTATCAGGAAACCAAAGCGCTGCTGACGCCAGAAAAACTGGAAAAATACCTGATCGAGAAAATGAAGAGCCTAGGTACGGCAGCTTGCCCTCCTTATCATGTGGCTTTTGTTATTGGTGGAACATCCGCTGAAACTAACCTGAAAGTCGTGAAGCTGGCTTCTGCTAAATATTATGATGAATTGCCAACCACGGGTAACGAAGGTGGTCAGGCATTCCGCGATTTAGATATGGAAGCAAAACTGCTGAAAGCGGCGCAAAATCTGGGTATTGGCGCGCAGTTTGGCGGTAAATATTTTGCCCATGATATTCGTGTGATCCGTTTGCCTCGTCACGGTGCTTCTTGCCCTATCGGTATGGGGGTGTCTTGCTCCGCGGACCGTAACATTAAGGCAAAAATTAACAAAGAAGGTATTTGGATTGAGAAGCTGGAAGACAATCCGAGTAAATATATTCCACAGTCGTACAGGGAAGCCGGTGAAGGTGAAGCGGTACACATCAATCTTAACCGCCCTATGCCTGAGATCCTTGCTGAACTGTCGAAGTATCCGGTTTCAACCCGAGTTTCTCTGACGGGTACCATCATCGTTGGCCGTGACATCGCTCACGCGCGCTTGCAGGCGCTGCTGGATAAAGGCGAAGACCTGCCGCAATACATTAAAGATCACCCAATCTATTATGCCGGGCCAGCGAAGAAGCCTGAGGGCTATGCTTCCGGTTCACTGGGCCCAACCACAGCAGGTCGTATGGACTCCTATGTGGATGCCTTCCAGTCTCGCGGCGGTAGCCTGATTATGTTGTCTAAGGGGAATCGTAGCCAGCAGGTGACGGATGCCTGTAAGAAACACGGTGGCTTCTATCTGGGTAGTATCGGTGGACCAGCGGCTATTCTGGCGCAGAACAGTATTAAGAGCCTAGAGTGCGTGGCTTATCCTGAACTGGATATGGAAGCTATCTGGAAAATCGAGGTGGAAAATTTCCCTGCATTTATTCTGGTTGATGATAAAGGTAATGATTTCTTCCAGAAATTTAAATAA
- a CDS encoding GNAT family N-acetyltransferase: MESIKIRTAQPQDTARCYQIEITAYEGDEAATEAKIVKRIETYPEGFLVLETSEGITGFINCGCAYDVVMSDEAFKELIGHDPDAPNVVIMSVVVDPDFQGKGYSSVLMKAFIKHMQGMGKKTIHLMCKQRHIGLYEKFGFVYVKQSESDHGGMSWHEMVMDI, from the coding sequence GTGGAATCCATAAAAATCAGAACGGCTCAGCCGCAAGACACTGCCCGCTGCTATCAGATTGAAATAACCGCCTATGAAGGCGATGAAGCCGCTACGGAAGCGAAAATTGTTAAACGCATAGAGACTTATCCTGAAGGATTTCTGGTATTAGAAACGTCAGAAGGCATTACGGGTTTCATTAACTGTGGCTGCGCCTATGACGTAGTGATGTCTGATGAAGCGTTTAAAGAGCTCATTGGTCACGATCCTGATGCGCCGAACGTAGTGATTATGTCGGTGGTGGTTGATCCGGATTTTCAGGGTAAGGGTTATTCCAGCGTTTTAATGAAGGCGTTTATTAAGCATATGCAGGGGATGGGTAAGAAAACTATTCATTTGATGTGCAAGCAGCGCCATATTGGGCTGTATGAAAAGTTTGGCTTTGTTTACGTGAAGCAGTCTGAATCCGATCACGGCGGGATGTCGTGGCATGAGATGGTCATGGATATTTAG
- a CDS encoding cytochrome c, with the protein MKKLLLAASLTMGLVTSAWAAENIDYTDAKLIKQGEYLARAGDCVACHTASGGQPFAGGLPIESPIGTIFSTNITPDKQTGIGEYSFTDFDNAVRHGIGKEHTLYPAMPYPSYARIKDEDMQALYAYFMHGVQPVNQANKDTDITWPLSMRWPLSVWRWTFAPEVKPFTAAGHQDPVVARGAYLVEGLGHCGACHSPRGVGMQEKALTSEEGDLYLSGGEPMDGWVPKNLRGDKRDGLGSWTEEQLVQFLSTGRTAHTAVFGGMSDVVVQSMQYMTNEDLTAIARYLKTLPPKSANQQPFNYDETVSKALFNGDDSMVGGSVYVDNCAACHRTDGKGYAEVFPALAGNSVLASADATSLIHIVLKGGVVPATIKAPTSYDMPAFDVRLTDKQVADVVNFIRNSWGNKASVVTESDVAKVREEVKAEKYGAVAKPENSQK; encoded by the coding sequence ATGAAAAAACTGCTTCTTGCCGCCAGTTTAACCATGGGCTTAGTCACCTCGGCCTGGGCTGCGGAAAATATTGATTACACTGATGCCAAACTGATTAAGCAGGGTGAATACCTTGCCCGAGCCGGTGACTGTGTGGCATGCCATACTGCATCCGGTGGTCAGCCGTTTGCCGGAGGATTGCCCATTGAATCTCCGATTGGAACTATTTTTTCCACCAATATAACGCCGGATAAACAGACCGGTATCGGTGAGTACAGCTTTACCGATTTTGATAATGCGGTACGCCACGGTATTGGTAAGGAGCATACGCTGTATCCGGCCATGCCTTATCCTTCTTATGCTCGCATAAAGGATGAGGATATGCAGGCGCTGTATGCTTACTTTATGCATGGCGTACAGCCGGTTAATCAGGCAAACAAAGATACCGATATCACTTGGCCGCTCTCTATGCGTTGGCCTCTTTCTGTCTGGCGCTGGACATTTGCACCAGAAGTTAAACCGTTTACAGCGGCAGGACATCAGGACCCTGTCGTTGCGCGTGGTGCTTATCTGGTTGAGGGATTAGGGCACTGTGGCGCATGCCATAGCCCTCGCGGTGTTGGTATGCAGGAGAAAGCGTTAACCAGTGAAGAGGGCGATCTCTATTTGTCCGGCGGTGAGCCGATGGATGGCTGGGTTCCTAAAAATCTGCGGGGCGATAAGCGAGATGGTTTAGGCAGTTGGACCGAAGAACAACTGGTTCAATTCCTTAGTACTGGACGTACCGCCCATACCGCTGTCTTTGGTGGAATGAGTGATGTGGTTGTTCAAAGTATGCAGTATATGACCAACGAAGATTTAACCGCCATTGCCCGTTATCTGAAAACCTTGCCGCCGAAATCTGCCAACCAGCAGCCATTTAACTACGATGAAACGGTATCTAAAGCACTATTCAACGGCGATGATAGTATGGTTGGTGGCAGCGTTTATGTTGATAACTGCGCCGCTTGCCACCGAACGGATGGTAAAGGTTATGCCGAAGTATTCCCGGCGCTGGCCGGTAATTCAGTACTGGCCAGCGCCGATGCGACTTCGCTGATTCATATTGTTCTGAAAGGTGGTGTTGTACCAGCGACAATAAAAGCGCCAACGTCCTATGATATGCCCGCCTTTGATGTTCGACTGACGGATAAGCAAGTCGCTGATGTGGTCAATTTTATTCGCAATAGCTGGGGCAATAAGGCATCCGTCGTGACTGAAAGTGATGTAGCGAAGGTACGAGAAGAGGTTAAAGCTGAAAAGTATGGCGCAGTAGCCAAGCCCGAAAATAGTCAGAAATAA
- the rhaM gene encoding L-rhamnose mutarotase → MIRKAFLMKVNPDSHKEYQQRHSPIWEELEQVLKAHGAHHYSIFLDERGHQLFGYVEIESEERWNAVAKTDVCQRWWKHMSDVMPSNPDNSPVSDELRQVFYLD, encoded by the coding sequence ATGATTCGTAAAGCCTTTTTGATGAAAGTAAATCCTGATTCACATAAAGAGTACCAACAACGGCATAGTCCGATATGGGAAGAGTTGGAACAGGTGCTGAAGGCTCATGGGGCGCACCATTACAGTATTTTTCTTGATGAGCGCGGTCATCAGTTGTTTGGTTATGTTGAGATCGAATCAGAAGAGCGTTGGAATGCGGTAGCAAAAACCGATGTTTGCCAACGCTGGTGGAAGCATATGTCCGATGTTATGCCTTCCAACCCGGATAATAGTCCTGTCAGTGATGAATTACGTCAGGTTTTCTATCTGGATTAG
- the slmA gene encoding nucleoid occlusion factor SlmA, with amino-acid sequence MVEKVTKKNRKEDILQALAQMLESSDGSQRITTAKLAATVGVSEAALYRHFPSKMRMFDSLIEFIENSLNSRINLILQDEKDTYNRIRLIILLVLGFAEKNPGLTRIMTGHALMFEQDRLQGRVNQLFERIETQLRQVLRERKLREGQSFSYDEGLIASQLLAFCEGMMSRFVRSEFRYRPTEEFELRWPMLVLQLQ; translated from the coding sequence ATGGTCGAAAAAGTAACAAAGAAAAATCGCAAGGAAGACATACTGCAAGCACTGGCTCAAATGCTCGAGTCAAGTGACGGTAGTCAGCGAATTACTACGGCAAAACTTGCTGCCACTGTTGGTGTTTCAGAGGCGGCTTTGTACCGCCATTTTCCCAGCAAAATGCGCATGTTTGATAGCCTGATTGAGTTTATCGAAAATAGCCTTAATAGCCGTATTAACCTAATATTGCAGGATGAGAAGGATACCTATAATCGTATCCGCTTAATCATATTATTAGTGCTTGGTTTTGCAGAAAAAAATCCGGGGTTAACCCGAATTATGACCGGGCATGCGTTAATGTTTGAGCAAGACAGGCTTCAGGGTCGGGTTAATCAACTATTCGAAAGAATAGAGACTCAGCTACGTCAGGTTTTACGGGAGAGGAAGCTGCGCGAAGGACAGTCGTTTAGTTATGATGAAGGTCTGATTGCCAGCCAGTTACTCGCCTTCTGTGAAGGAATGATGTCACGTTTTGTTCGCTCAGAGTTTCGCTATCGCCCAACGGAAGAGTTTGAACTCCGTTGGCCAATGCTGGTTTTGCAGTTGCAGTAA
- the rhaT gene encoding L-rhamnose/proton symporter RhaT has translation MSGSILLGIFWHFVGAASAACFYAPFKQVKKWSWETMWSLGGFFSWIILPWTVSYLLLPDFWAYYGSFSIATLLPIFLFGAMWGIGNINYGLTMRFLGMSLGIGIAIGVTLIIGTLMTPVLQGKFGLLLSTSGGQMTLLGVFVAVIGVAIVSYAGLLKERALGIQAEEFNLKKGLVLAVMCGIFSAGMSFAMDAAKPMHQAAEQIGISPLYVALPSYVVIMGGGAIVNLAFCFIRLAIKPELSVKADFSVAKSLLITNALFSILGGVMWYLQFFFYAWGHANVPEHYGYMSWMLHMSFYVLCGGIVGLLLKEWLGVGRKPVRILCLGCLVIILAANIVGMGMAS, from the coding sequence ATGAGTGGTTCGATTCTTCTGGGTATTTTCTGGCACTTCGTTGGCGCAGCCAGCGCAGCATGTTTTTATGCGCCATTTAAACAGGTTAAAAAATGGTCATGGGAAACCATGTGGTCTCTCGGCGGCTTTTTCTCATGGATTATTCTTCCTTGGACTGTGAGCTATCTGCTGTTGCCTGATTTTTGGGCTTATTACGGTTCGTTCTCCATTGCGACGCTGTTACCGATATTTCTGTTCGGGGCGATGTGGGGGATTGGCAATATTAACTATGGTTTAACGATGCGTTTTCTCGGTATGTCACTGGGAATAGGCATTGCCATTGGGGTAACGCTAATCATCGGTACGCTGATGACGCCGGTATTACAGGGCAAGTTTGGCTTGTTGCTGAGCACTTCCGGCGGGCAAATGACGCTGCTGGGGGTATTTGTTGCGGTGATCGGGGTTGCGATTGTTAGCTATGCAGGCTTATTAAAAGAACGGGCGCTTGGTATTCAGGCTGAAGAATTCAACCTGAAAAAGGGTCTAGTTTTGGCCGTTATGTGCGGTATCTTCTCTGCTGGTATGTCATTTGCGATGGATGCGGCGAAGCCAATGCATCAGGCCGCAGAGCAGATAGGTATCAGCCCGCTGTATGTGGCACTGCCGAGCTACGTGGTGATTATGGGCGGTGGGGCCATTGTTAACTTGGCCTTCTGTTTTATTCGTTTGGCGATAAAGCCAGAGCTTTCCGTGAAAGCCGACTTTTCTGTTGCTAAGAGCTTACTGATAACCAATGCGCTGTTCTCTATTCTGGGCGGTGTGATGTGGTACCTACAGTTCTTCTTCTATGCTTGGGGACATGCAAATGTGCCAGAACATTATGGTTATATGAGCTGGATGCTGCATATGAGCTTCTATGTTCTGTGTGGTGGCATCGTTGGCCTGCTGCTTAAAGAGTGGCTAGGCGTAGGACGTAAACCGGTACGTATCCTGTGCCTTGGCTGTCTGGTCATTATTCTGGCGGCGAACATTGTTGGTATGGGAATGGCGTCATAA
- a CDS encoding anaerobic C4-dicarboxylate transporter: MDFAIQLIIILICLFYGARKGGIALGLLGGVGLVILVFVFHLQPGKPPVDVMLVIIAVVAASATLQASGGLDVMLQVAEKLLRKNPKYVSIVAPFVTCTLTILCGTGHVVYTILPIIYDVAIKNNIRPERPMAASSIGAQMGIIASPVSVAVVSLVAMLGNFTFNGKHLEFLDLLSITIPSTLIGILAIGIFSWFRGKDLDKDEDFQKFISVPENKHYVYGDTATLLDKKLPTSNWVAMWIFLASIAVVALLGAFSNLRPSFEGKALSMVLVIQMFMLLSGALIIIITKTNPAMISKNEVFRSGMIAIVAVYGIAWMAETMFGAHMSEIKSVLGDLVTKYPWAYALVLLTVSKFVNSQAAALAAIVPVALAIGVDPAYIVASAPACYGYYILPTYPSDLAAIQFDRSGTTRIGRFVINHSFILPGLIGVGVSCVFGWIFAAAYGFL, translated from the coding sequence ATGGATTTTGCTATACAACTTATTATTATCTTGATCTGTCTGTTCTATGGCGCACGCAAAGGCGGTATTGCGCTTGGTTTGCTGGGCGGTGTGGGCTTAGTTATTCTGGTGTTCGTGTTCCATCTTCAGCCGGGCAAACCTCCTGTTGATGTCATGCTGGTCATCATTGCGGTGGTGGCCGCATCGGCGACGTTGCAGGCCTCCGGCGGCTTAGACGTAATGCTACAGGTAGCGGAAAAGCTACTGCGTAAAAATCCAAAGTATGTCTCTATTGTGGCACCCTTTGTTACCTGTACGCTGACGATTCTCTGCGGTACGGGTCATGTGGTGTATACCATTCTCCCTATTATCTATGATGTGGCGATTAAAAATAATATCCGCCCTGAGCGCCCAATGGCCGCCAGCTCCATTGGTGCCCAAATGGGTATCATTGCCAGTCCGGTATCCGTCGCGGTTGTTTCTCTGGTAGCGATGTTGGGGAATTTTACTTTTAACGGTAAGCATTTGGAGTTTTTGGATCTGCTGTCCATTACTATTCCATCAACTCTGATTGGTATTCTGGCGATTGGTATTTTCAGTTGGTTCCGCGGTAAAGATCTGGATAAAGATGAAGATTTCCAGAAATTTATCTCGGTTCCGGAAAACAAACATTATGTTTATGGTGATACGGCAACACTGTTAGACAAAAAGTTACCGACCAGTAACTGGGTTGCGATGTGGATTTTCTTGGCTTCTATCGCGGTAGTGGCCCTGCTGGGTGCCTTTTCTAACCTCCGCCCTTCCTTCGAGGGAAAAGCGTTATCGATGGTATTGGTTATTCAGATGTTCATGCTGTTGTCAGGGGCACTGATCATCATTATTACTAAAACCAATCCGGCGATGATTTCTAAGAATGAGGTATTCCGTTCGGGGATGATTGCCATTGTGGCGGTATATGGTATCGCCTGGATGGCAGAAACCATGTTCGGTGCACATATGTCTGAAATCAAATCTGTACTGGGGGACTTAGTGACCAAGTATCCGTGGGCATACGCCCTTGTGTTACTGACAGTATCGAAGTTTGTTAACTCCCAAGCGGCTGCGCTGGCAGCGATTGTTCCGGTGGCGCTAGCCATTGGTGTTGACCCTGCGTACATCGTTGCTTCTGCACCGGCGTGTTATGGTTATTACATTCTGCCCACTTACCCAAGTGACTTGGCTGCTATTCAGTTTGACCGTTCTGGTACTACCCGTATTGGTCGCTTTGTGATTAACCACAGCTTTATCCTACCGGGATTAATCGGTGTGGGTGTTTCCTGCGTATTTGGCTGGATATTTGCCGCAGCGTACGGATTCCTGTGA